The following coding sequences are from one Frigoribacterium sp. Leaf415 window:
- a CDS encoding serine/threonine-protein kinase, whose translation MRPSGGVTFGGRYQLSTRVAIGGMGEVWEATDLVIGRTVAIKILKDEYLGDPGFLERFRAEARHAALVNHEGIANVFDYGEEEGSAYLVMELVPGEAMSTVLERDRVLPTDKVLDIVAQTASALQAAHAAGLVHRDIKPGNLLVTPDGRVKITDFGIARIADQVPLTATGQVMGTVQYLSPEQASGHPASPSTDIYSLGIVAYEALAGRRPFTGESQVAIAMAQINEQPPDLPSTVSEPVRRLVLSCIAKKPGERPATASALAQAARALRRGDVAAATIAVPAIGAAAATPADAATQAFSAQDATTQLFDPMATRAQSAAGGAAAGYVAGSADPDALRDGDDEPADEKKRSPWFWPLIVLAVLAVIALVVGIVFAVGNTDDPAPAPTTSSSTPSPTRTTPTPTPTPTSVTVSSGDYVGLTEAAARAALEELGLQVDSADAGSSAPSPDQVGTVASIDPTGALEKGSSVTIYIYRAAPTPAQPSTPTATPGQIAAGETATINWPAYTGCPTGYALTGYSYTITGGTDTSGQSAGGLGANATSLTVTASAVGNLTVSYVANCGQIASEPSPGVTITVTAPPTTPAPSPSDGSDTE comes from the coding sequence ATGAGACCATCCGGCGGAGTCACCTTCGGTGGGCGTTACCAGCTGTCGACCCGAGTCGCCATCGGCGGCATGGGCGAGGTCTGGGAAGCCACCGACCTCGTCATCGGCCGCACGGTCGCCATCAAGATCCTCAAGGACGAGTACCTGGGCGATCCGGGCTTCCTCGAGCGCTTCCGCGCCGAGGCCCGCCACGCGGCCCTCGTCAACCACGAGGGCATCGCGAACGTCTTCGACTACGGCGAGGAAGAGGGCAGCGCCTACCTGGTGATGGAGCTCGTCCCCGGCGAGGCCATGTCGACGGTCCTCGAGCGCGATCGGGTCCTGCCCACCGACAAGGTCCTCGACATCGTCGCGCAGACCGCGTCGGCGCTTCAGGCCGCCCACGCCGCCGGTCTCGTGCACCGCGACATCAAGCCCGGCAACCTGCTCGTCACCCCCGACGGCCGCGTGAAGATCACCGACTTCGGCATCGCACGCATCGCCGACCAGGTGCCGCTGACGGCAACGGGTCAAGTCATGGGCACCGTTCAGTACTTGTCGCCCGAGCAGGCGAGCGGTCACCCGGCCTCCCCCAGCACCGACATCTACTCGCTCGGCATCGTCGCCTACGAGGCCCTGGCCGGTCGTCGACCGTTCACGGGCGAGTCCCAGGTCGCCATCGCCATGGCACAGATCAACGAGCAGCCGCCCGACCTCCCGTCGACGGTGTCCGAGCCCGTCCGCCGTCTCGTCCTGTCGTGCATCGCGAAGAAGCCGGGCGAGCGACCGGCGACGGCCTCGGCCCTCGCCCAGGCGGCTCGCGCCCTCCGCCGCGGCGACGTCGCCGCCGCGACCATCGCCGTGCCGGCCATCGGTGCGGCCGCCGCCACGCCCGCCGACGCGGCGACCCAGGCCTTCAGCGCCCAGGACGCCACGACGCAACTCTTCGATCCGATGGCCACCCGGGCACAGAGCGCCGCAGGTGGTGCGGCTGCGGGCTACGTGGCCGGCTCCGCCGACCCCGACGCCCTGCGCGACGGTGACGACGAGCCCGCCGACGAGAAGAAGCGCAGCCCTTGGTTCTGGCCGCTGATCGTCCTCGCCGTCCTGGCCGTCATCGCCCTCGTCGTCGGCATCGTCTTCGCGGTGGGCAACACCGACGACCCGGCGCCCGCGCCGACGACGTCGAGCTCCACGCCGTCACCGACCCGCACGACCCCGACACCCACCCCGACCCCGACGTCGGTGACGGTGTCCTCGGGTGACTACGTGGGGCTGACCGAGGCCGCGGCACGCGCAGCCCTCGAAGAGCTCGGTCTGCAGGTCGACTCGGCGGATGCCGGATCGAGTGCGCCGAGCCCCGACCAGGTCGGCACCGTCGCGAGCATCGATCCCACGGGTGCGCTCGAGAAGGGCTCCTCGGTGACGATCTACATCTACCGCGCAGCCCCGACCCCTGCCCAGCCCTCGACGCCCACCGCGACGCCGGGTCAGATCGCCGCCGGCGAGACCGCCACCATCAACTGGCCCGCCTACACGGGGTGCCCGACCGGCTATGCGCTCACCGGCTACTCGTACACGATCACCGGCGGCACCGACACCTCCGGTCAGTCGGCCGGCGGCCTCGGTGCGAACGCGACCTCCCTCACGGTGACGGCCTCGGCCGTCGGCAACCTCACGGTCAGCTACGTGGCCAACTGCGGTCAGATCGCGTCCGAGCCGTCGCCGGGTGTCACCATCACGGTGACGGCGCCGCCCACGACGCCCGCTCCGAGCCCCTCGGACGGATCCGACACCGAGTAG